From Vitis vinifera cultivar Pinot Noir 40024 chromosome 14, ASM3070453v1, a single genomic window includes:
- the LOC100246414 gene encoding uncharacterized protein LOC100246414 yields MISKTKSSVSSPSLSIISRNPNHYQKGKTHLLLSSPRKAWPSLSNHIKWEGLRVIRGKKLLKDLSTWGIGGPCDHFLQVFTHSQLLSALRYCREHSIPFIIVGKGSNCLFDDLGYDGCVIQNRIEFLERNEPGIYRAGSGFPFNRLGVQSSSEGYTGLEFAGGIPGTVGGAVYMNAGANGQETAGVVHGVEFVTTEGRFQSLNRTDLKFGYRLSPFQNMKNLAAIVAVTFQLKHSASARRMQQQYLERRRLSQPVGEQSAGSVFRNPSNLGVTAGELIERAGLKGYKVGGAMVSNIHANFFINSGQSTSQDMLELIRLVKEKVYQRFGVQLKEEVLYVHPHGNV; encoded by the exons ATGATTTCGAAGACAAAATCATCCGTGAGCTCACCATCTTTATCGATTATTTCCCGAAACCCCAACCATTACCAGAAAGGCAAAACTCATCTGCTGCTATCATCACCAAGGAAGGCATGGCCCTCGTTGAGCAATCACATCAAGTGGGAGGGGTTGAGAGTGATAAGGGGCAAGAAGCTCTTAAAGGATCTCAGCACTTGGGGGATCGGAGGCCCTTGTGACCATTTTCTCCAAGTCTTCACCCATTCCCAACTTCTCTCTGCTCTCAG GTATTGTCGTGAGCATTCCATACCATTCATCATTGTTGGCAAAGGCTCAAATTGTCTCTTTGATGATTTGGGTTATGACGGTTGTGTTATTCAGAACCGGATTGAATTCCTGGAGAGGAATGAGCCTGGCATTTACAGGGCTGGAAGCGGTTTTCCGTTTAATCGGTTGGGCGTCCAATCTTCGAGCGAAGGGTACACTGGTCTTGAGTTTGCTGGGGGAATCCCTGGGACTGTTGGTGGGGCTGTATATATGAATGCTGGAGCAAATGGACAG GAAACCGCTGGTGTTGTTCATGGGGTCGAGTTTGTTACAACCGAAGGCAGATTTCAGAGTCTGAACAGAACTGATCTCAAGTTTGGCTACAGATTATCGCCATTTCAGAATATGAAAAACTTGGCAGCCATTGTTGCTGTTACATTCCAGCTGAAGCACTCTGCTTCTGCAAGAAGAATGCAGCAACAATACTTGGAAAG GAGGCGATTATCTCAACCAGTTGGGGAGCAAAGCGCTGGATCAGTGTTCCGCAATCCTTCAAATTTAGGAGTCACAGCAGGTGAGTTGATTGAGAGAGCTGGATTGAAAGGTTATAAAGTGGGAGGCGCAATGGTTTCCAACATCCATGCCAACTTCTTCATTAATTCTGGTCAGTCAACTTCTCAAGACATGCTCGAATTGATC